Proteins from one Roseimicrobium gellanilyticum genomic window:
- a CDS encoding ArnT family glycosyltransferase: MKSLLSIAAITLLWALLYLTGLGRREIRGEEWRRTLPGRTMLNTGNWVVPYSGGEPFVRKPPLINWVSAASFKLTGVQNEWSARLPSVLTMLGASLLMYGFGRRAIGERAALLGVVCFLTSIGCIEKGRLAEIEVYYIAFTGAAFAAWLAGFLGKANRWLTWLVAGVLLGLALLAKGPAHFLFFYLLLAGVCWQTKRWRELFSLPHLLGILVCLGIALVWAIPFMQEYDKLLQVLHQRAVADAQLKGLPAPEIPRNAMDAWSHEVTSRVTGEEKSSVSDWIVRGPRALVMFLPWILFLPLAFRKRTVTGARETEDCTQVFRGILYGAMTGFAFMVLLPSSSPRYVAPLLGPVAMLLGWLLSAGFAEGQRRAFAIWKHVMLAVAVVSLLGLAGLVLFAKVDLSLPVGESVLWIVGFALSTIACVWLLRHRESLAEKFAVWSCIGLTAAIGFYGALTGVYVHTDHIIKPVADAINKAMEPKDGPLMLLHLAQIPYPFYLPEDTFEIYDINTIPDSGIKWMLTTPQIYKDWWLYFERRYGKGEIRGQFTGEWGEARSEKEFVLIRFSGK; this comes from the coding sequence ATGAAGTCCCTCCTCTCCATTGCCGCCATCACCCTGCTCTGGGCGCTCCTGTATCTCACGGGGCTCGGGCGGCGGGAGATTCGCGGGGAGGAGTGGCGGCGCACGCTGCCGGGGCGCACGATGCTGAACACAGGGAACTGGGTGGTGCCCTACTCCGGAGGTGAGCCCTTTGTGCGGAAGCCGCCGCTCATCAACTGGGTGAGTGCCGCGAGCTTCAAGCTCACGGGAGTGCAGAACGAATGGTCCGCGCGGCTTCCCAGCGTGCTCACCATGCTGGGCGCGTCCTTGCTCATGTATGGCTTTGGCCGCAGAGCCATCGGCGAGCGCGCTGCGTTGCTGGGAGTGGTGTGTTTTCTCACCAGCATTGGCTGCATTGAGAAAGGGCGGCTTGCGGAGATTGAGGTGTATTACATCGCCTTCACGGGTGCGGCCTTTGCCGCGTGGCTCGCAGGCTTTCTGGGCAAGGCAAACCGCTGGCTCACGTGGCTGGTCGCCGGGGTGCTGCTGGGACTCGCGCTGCTGGCGAAGGGGCCGGCGCATTTCCTCTTCTTCTACCTGCTGCTGGCTGGCGTGTGCTGGCAGACGAAGCGCTGGCGCGAACTCTTTTCCCTGCCGCATCTGCTCGGAATTCTGGTGTGCCTGGGCATCGCACTCGTGTGGGCCATCCCCTTCATGCAGGAGTATGACAAGCTGCTGCAGGTGCTGCACCAGCGCGCCGTGGCAGACGCACAGCTCAAGGGCCTGCCGGCGCCGGAGATTCCACGCAATGCGATGGACGCCTGGAGTCATGAAGTGACGAGCCGTGTCACCGGTGAAGAGAAGAGCTCCGTGAGTGACTGGATCGTGCGCGGGCCACGGGCGCTGGTGATGTTCCTCCCATGGATTCTCTTCCTGCCGCTCGCGTTTAGAAAGCGCACCGTCACTGGCGCACGTGAGACGGAGGACTGCACCCAGGTCTTCCGCGGCATCTTGTATGGAGCCATGACGGGTTTTGCGTTCATGGTGCTGCTGCCCAGCTCCAGCCCGCGCTATGTGGCGCCACTGCTCGGTCCCGTGGCCATGCTCTTGGGCTGGCTGCTCTCCGCGGGCTTCGCCGAAGGGCAACGCCGCGCCTTTGCCATCTGGAAACATGTGATGCTCGCCGTCGCGGTGGTCTCACTGCTGGGTCTCGCGGGATTGGTGCTTTTCGCCAAGGTGGATCTCTCACTGCCCGTGGGTGAGTCCGTGCTCTGGATCGTGGGCTTTGCGCTCAGCACCATCGCCTGTGTGTGGCTGCTGCGGCACCGCGAGTCTCTGGCAGAGAAGTTTGCCGTGTGGTCCTGCATTGGCCTCACGGCGGCGATAGGCTTCTACGGGGCGCTCACCGGGGTGTACGTGCACACGGATCACATCATCAAGCCCGTGGCGGATGCCATCAACAAGGCCATGGAACCGAAGGATGGCCCGCTGATGCTGCTGCACCTTGCGCAGATCCCCTACCCCTTCTACCTGCCGGAGGATACGTTCGAGATCTACGACATCAACACCATCCCGGACAGTGGCATCAAGTGGATGCTGACCACACCACAGATCTACAAGGACTGGTGGCTCTACTTTGAGCGCCGCTATGGCAAGGGCGAGATTCGCGGGCAGTTCACGGGCGAATGGGGTGAAGCTCGCAGCGAGAAGGAATTTGTGCTGATTCGATTCTCCGGGAAGTGA